The Montipora capricornis isolate CH-2021 chromosome 6, ASM3666992v2, whole genome shotgun sequence genome has a window encoding:
- the LOC138052662 gene encoding calcineurin subunit B-like, translated as MGAAASLSTEDEVNQLEANTHFTAREIPKLLKRFARYDPEGRNGGMTLKQFLSIPEISTNPVMPKVASYYIETTTSKLTSTAFITMLSRLSPRNSLADKKQFAFQVLDRDSDGYMSYHELFSLFRMVTGSTLTDDQVLAVITSILSRSDLQQASRLTFEEFTKIVSDEEIEELFTVELQLP; from the exons ATG GGGGCTGCAGCTTCTCTTTCAACGGAGGATGAAGTGAATCAGTTGGAAGCTAACACTCACT TTACTGCAAGAGAGATACCCAAGCTCCTGAAGAGATTTGCACGTTACGATCCTGAAGGCAGAAATGGGGGCATGACATTAAAGCAGTTCCTTAGCATACCAGAAATATCTACAAATCCAGTTATGCCTAAAGTAGCTTCCTACTACAttgaaacaacaacaagcaAGTTAACGTCCACAGCTTTTATTACTATGTTGTCAAGACTGAGTCCTCGTAACTCACTTGCTGACAAAAAACAAT TTGCCTTTCAAGTACTGGACCGTGATAGTGATGGTTACATGTCATACCATGAATTGTTCAGCTTGTTCCGAATGGTTACTGGGTCTACTTTGACAGATGATCAAGTTCTTGCAGTGATAACAAGTATTTTAAGCAGGAGTGACTTGCAACAAGCCTCAAGATTGACATTTGAAGAGTTCACCAAG attgTCTCAGATGAAGAAATAGAAGAGCTTTTCACTGTGGAATTACAGCTTCCGTAA